The proteins below come from a single Eucalyptus grandis isolate ANBG69807.140 chromosome 3, ASM1654582v1, whole genome shotgun sequence genomic window:
- the LOC120291707 gene encoding MDIS1-interacting receptor like kinase 2-like, whose product MVTSFRGQIPDEIGNLHAMLDLELSTNQLTGPIPSSLGNLTNLGSLFLRQNHLSSSIPESLGDLVNLTVLQLDTNQLNGSLPENLCRGGLLQNLTVSHNNLTGSIPKSLRNCTSLVRVRLEENQLTGNISKTFGVYPKLDFIDMSFNKFFGEISTNWGSCTRLTNLRIAGNNITGSLPPEIGNATRFGEIDLSFNGLLGEVPKEFGKLTSLVNLNLSKNRLSGQISPEIVSLPGLQKLDLSNNRLSMSIPQAIGFSSNLVFLNLSNNQLSQDIPRQLGMLIHLSELDLSHNLLSGGIPVEFNKLQSLVKLDLSHNNLSGLIYETFKDMRGLMEVDISYNKFEGPIPNTTSFQNATKEAFQGNNGLCGNVEGLEPCDQALVDRESSPVGGRVFLIVFPLLGAVLLFIFFGIFFIFRRKKLHPRVELAPKTIEVFSLSKYDGMISYKDIMEATGAFNEIFYIGRGGYGSVFKAKLRSGDIVAVKKLHQTADSGQTDQKEFLNEIRALTEIQHCNIVKLRKLVYNLEQ is encoded by the exons ATGGTAACCAGCTTTCGGGGGCAAATTCCTGATGAGATAGGTAATCTCCACGCTATGCTTGACTTAGAGTTGAGTACAAACCAGCTCACTGGTCCAATTCCTTCTTCTCTGGGTAACTTGACCAACCTGGGATCTTTGTTCCTCCGCCAAAATCACCTTTCTAGTTCAATTCCTGAATCCTTAGGTGATCTAGTGAACTTGACGGTGCTGCAATTGGATACCAACCAATTAAACGGCTCCTTACCAGAAAACTTATGCCGAGGTGGGTTGCTCCAAAACCTTACAGTGAGTCACAATAACTTAACTGGTTCTATCCCTAAAAGCTTGAGAAATTGCACAAGCCTAGTCAGAGTACGCCTAGAGGAAAACCAGCTCACTGGAAACATATCAAAGACCTTTGGTGTCTACCCCAAATTGGACTTTATCGACATGAGTTTCAACAAGTTCTTTGGAGAAATCTCAACAAACTGGGGAAGTTGCACACGCTTAACTAATCTAAGAATTGCTGGAAATAACATCACTGGTAGCTTGCCTCCTGAGATTGGGAATGCGACTCGATTTGGTGAAATTGATCTTTCTTTCAATGGTTTACTTGGTGAGGTCCCAAaagaatttggaaaattgaCTTCTTTGGTGAATTTAAATCTAAGCAAAAACCGACTTTCTGGCCAAATAAGTCCCGAGATTGTATCATTACCTGGTcttcaaaaattggatttgtCCAACAATAGATTAAGCATGTCTATCCCGCAGGCTATAgggttttcttcaaacttgGTCTTCTTGAATCTAAGTAACAACCAGTTGAGCCAAGATATTCCGAGGCAATTAGGGATGTTGATTCACCTATCCGAGCTAGACTTGAGTCATAACTTGTTAAGTGGTGGGATCCCAGTTGAATTCAACAAGCTTCAAAGCTTAGTGAAACTTGACCTTTCACACAATAATCTTTCTGGCCTCATATACGAGACTTTCAAGGATATGCGAGGTTTGATGGAGGTGGACATCTCTTATAACAAGTTTGAGGGTCCCATCCCCAACACCACGTCAttccaaaatgcaacaaaagaaGCGTTTCAAGGCAATAATGGATTGTGTGGAAATGTTGAAGGACTTGAGCCCTGTGACCAAGCATTGGTGGATAGGGAAAGCTCTCCGGTGGGAGGTAGAGTGTTTCTTATTGTGTTCCCTCTGCTAGGAGCggttcttttgtttattttctttggaataTTCTTCATTTTCCGTAGAAAAAAGCTCCATCCAAGAGTGGAACTAGCACCCAAGACAATTGAAGTCTTTTCTCTATCAAAGTACGATGGAATGATTTCATATAAAGACATCATGGAAGCCACCGGGGCTTTTAATGAGATTTTCTATATTGGAAGGGGAGGCTATGGAAGTGTCTTCAAGGCCAAATTAAGATCTGGTGATATAGTAGCTGTAAAGAAGCTCCATCAAACGGCTGATAGTGGGCAAACAGATCaaaaggaatttttgaatgagaTTAGGGCATTGACGGAAATTCAACACTGCAATATTGTGAAACTT AGGAAGCTTGTCTACAATCTTgagcaatga
- the LOC120292230 gene encoding probable esterase KAI2 produces the protein MVMPEKGLSNPLNAKLTGSGTETVVLAHGFGSDQTVWDNILPHLSHHFRVLTFDWGFSGAVKEQEGLFDPVKHSSYEGLARDLISLLDELDLKSTVFVGHSMSGMIGCIASVKRPNLFKHLILLAASPRYLNTDGYEGGFGTAQIDQLLASLESDYYGWTANFASLRVQGDPLTIEVYTKCLRTMKPEVALPLARTIFLSDHREILGRVTTPCTIIQTTNDTAVPNSVAHYMRDKIQGKSTIEMIEADGHFPQLTEHLQFLNVLGRILGFEYN, from the exons ATGGTGATGCCAGAGAAGGGCCTCTCGAACCCCCTGAACGCGAAGCTTACCGGCTCGGGCACCGAGACTGTGGTTCTCGCTCACGGTTTCGGATCAGACCAGACCGTGTGGGACAATATCCTCCCTCACTTGTCTCATCATTTCAGGGTCCTCACCTTCGACTGGGGCTTCTCGGGAGCTGTCAAGGAGCAAGAAGGTCTGTTCGACCCTGTGAAGCACTCGTCCTATGAAGGTTTAGCCCGTGATCTGATCTCTCTCCTCGATGAGCTCGATCTCAAGTCCACAGTCTTTGTCGGCCACTCCATGTCCGGCATGATCGGTTGCATCGCCTCTGTGAAGAGGCCTAACCTCTTCAAGCACCTCATACTCCTTGCTGCTTCTCCTAG GTACTTAAACACGGACGGCTACGAGGGCGGATTCGGGACCGCGCAGATCGATCAGCTCCTAGCGAGCCTAGAGTCTGACTACTACGGATGGACGGCCAACTTTGCTTCTCTGAGGGTGCAGGGCGACCCCCTTACGATCGAGGTGTACACCAAGTGCTTGAGAACGATGAAGCCTGAAGTTGCGCTTCCCTTAGCCAGGACGATTTTCCTATCTGACCACAGAGAGATCCTTGGGAGAGTGACGACCCCGTGCACTATAATTCAGACCACGAACGACACCGCAGTGCCAAACTCGGTCGCCCATTATATGCGCGACAAAATCCAGGGAAAATCAACAATCGAGATGATCGAAGCCGATGGCCATTTCCCTCAGCTCACCGAACATCTGCAGTTTCTCAATGTGTTGGGCAGAATCTTAGGGTTTGAATATAATTAG